One Actinospica robiniae DSM 44927 genomic region harbors:
- a CDS encoding aspartate carbamoyltransferase catalytic subunit, translating to MTGHRSHLLSTADLSADDATLILDTAAELARLADRPIKKLPTLRGRTVVNLFFEDSTRTRISFETAAKRLSADVINFSAKGSSVSKGESLKDTALTLEAMGADAVVVRHWASGGAHRLAHAGWIRSAVVNAGDGTHEHPTQALLDAYTLRSRLGGLDGRRVTIVGDVLHSRVARSNVRLLATLGAEVTLVAPPTLMPFGVEGWPCSTSYELDPVLPKSDAVMMLRVQRERMDQAFFPTEREYSRRYGLQAERMALLPEHAVVMHPGPMNRGLEISAEVADSARSTITEQVANGVSVRMAVLYLLLGGSEPAIGTEDEGERR from the coding sequence CGACACCGCGGCCGAACTGGCCCGGCTGGCCGACCGCCCGATCAAGAAGCTGCCGACGCTGCGCGGGCGCACCGTGGTCAACCTCTTCTTCGAGGACTCCACCCGCACCCGGATCTCCTTCGAGACCGCGGCCAAGCGGCTGAGCGCGGATGTGATCAACTTCTCCGCCAAGGGTTCGAGCGTGTCCAAGGGCGAGTCGCTCAAGGACACCGCGCTCACCCTCGAGGCCATGGGCGCCGACGCCGTGGTGGTGCGGCACTGGGCCTCCGGCGGCGCGCACCGGCTCGCTCACGCCGGCTGGATCCGCAGCGCGGTCGTCAACGCCGGCGACGGCACGCACGAGCACCCCACCCAGGCCCTGCTCGACGCCTACACCCTGCGCTCGCGGCTCGGCGGGCTCGACGGCCGCCGCGTCACCATCGTGGGCGACGTGCTGCACAGCCGGGTGGCCCGCTCCAACGTCCGGCTGCTGGCGACGCTCGGCGCCGAGGTCACCCTGGTGGCCCCACCCACGCTGATGCCTTTCGGCGTCGAGGGCTGGCCCTGCTCGACCTCCTACGAGCTCGACCCGGTGCTGCCCAAGAGCGACGCGGTGATGATGCTGCGGGTCCAGCGGGAGCGGATGGACCAGGCGTTCTTCCCGACCGAGCGCGAGTACTCGCGCCGCTACGGCCTGCAGGCCGAGCGCATGGCCCTGCTGCCCGAGCACGCGGTGGTCATGCACCCCGGCCCGATGAACCGCGGCCTGGAGATCTCCGCCGAAGTGGCCGACTCGGCCCGCTCCACCATCACCGAGCAGGTCGCCAACGGCGTCTCGGTCCGCATGGCGGTGCTCTACCTGCTGCTCGGCGGCAGCGAACCGGCGATCGGCACCGAGGACGAGGGAGAGCGGCGATGA
- a CDS encoding dihydroorotase, translated as MSRNWTVKGAAVLGGTPRDLHVRDGLIVEAAAPDATVIDAAGLIALPGLVDLHTHLREPGREDAETVLTGTRAAAAGGFTAVHAMANTDPVADTAGVVEQVWRLGREAGYCDVQPVGAVTVGIAGERLAELGAMADSAARVRIFSDDGHCVSDAALMRRALEYVKAFGGVVAQHAQEPRLTEGAQMNEGELSDVLGLRGWPAVAEEAIIARDVLLAAHTGSRLHVCHLSTAGSVEIVRWAKSKGYPVTAEVTPHHLLLTEDLVRGYDPVYKVNPPLRTKDDVEAVRAGLADGTIDVVATDHAPHPVEAKDCEWAVASMGMLGLETALSVVQQTMVETGLLDWTGVADRMSVAAARIGSLQGHGRPLEPGEPANLTLLDPAARRVIEPKALHSRSRNTPFAGLELPGAVHATFLRGTATVLDGKVVER; from the coding sequence ATGAGCCGGAACTGGACTGTGAAGGGCGCCGCCGTGCTCGGCGGCACCCCGCGCGACCTGCACGTGCGCGACGGGCTGATCGTGGAGGCGGCCGCACCGGACGCCACCGTGATCGACGCCGCCGGGCTGATCGCGCTGCCCGGCCTGGTCGACCTGCACACCCACCTGCGCGAGCCGGGCCGCGAGGACGCCGAGACCGTGCTGACCGGCACCCGCGCCGCGGCCGCCGGCGGCTTCACCGCCGTGCACGCGATGGCCAACACCGACCCGGTCGCCGACACCGCGGGCGTGGTCGAGCAGGTCTGGCGGCTCGGCCGCGAAGCCGGGTACTGCGACGTGCAGCCGGTCGGCGCGGTCACCGTCGGCATCGCCGGCGAGCGCCTGGCCGAGCTCGGCGCGATGGCCGACAGCGCGGCCCGGGTACGGATCTTCTCGGACGACGGGCACTGCGTCTCGGACGCCGCGCTGATGCGCCGTGCGCTGGAGTACGTCAAGGCCTTCGGCGGTGTCGTGGCGCAGCACGCCCAGGAGCCGCGGCTGACCGAGGGCGCCCAGATGAACGAGGGCGAACTCTCCGACGTGCTCGGCCTGCGCGGCTGGCCCGCGGTCGCCGAGGAGGCGATCATCGCGCGCGACGTGCTGCTGGCCGCGCACACCGGCTCCCGGCTGCACGTGTGCCACCTGTCCACCGCCGGCTCGGTAGAGATCGTGCGCTGGGCCAAGTCCAAGGGCTACCCGGTCACCGCCGAGGTCACCCCGCATCACCTGCTGCTGACCGAGGACCTGGTGCGCGGCTACGACCCGGTCTACAAGGTCAACCCGCCGCTGCGCACGAAGGACGACGTCGAAGCCGTGCGCGCGGGGCTGGCGGACGGCACCATCGACGTCGTCGCCACGGACCACGCGCCGCACCCGGTCGAGGCCAAGGACTGCGAGTGGGCCGTGGCCTCCATGGGGATGCTCGGCCTCGAGACGGCGCTGTCGGTAGTGCAGCAGACGATGGTGGAGACCGGCCTGCTCGACTGGACCGGCGTCGCCGACCGGATGTCGGTGGCCGCCGCCCGGATCGGCTCGCTCCAGGGCCACGGCCGTCCGCTCGAGCCCGGCGAGCCGGCCAACCTGACCCTGCTCGACCCGGCCGCGCGCCGGGTGATCGAGCCGAAGGCCCTGCACTCGCGCTCGCGCAACACGCCCTTCGCGGGGCTCGAACTGCCCGGCGCCGTCCACGCGACCTTCCTGCGCGGCACGGCGACGGTGCTCGACGGAAAGGTGGTGGAGCGGTGA
- the carA gene encoding glutamine-hydrolyzing carbamoyl-phosphate synthase small subunit, giving the protein MTSETHTPHTREEAVLVLEDGRTFRGEAYGAVGETYGEAVFSTGMTGYQETLTDPSYCGQVVVMTAPHVGNTGVNDEDPESRRPSPDSGRIWVSGYVVRDPARRPSNWRSRRTLDEELRTQGVVGISGIDTRALTRHLRERGAMRVGIFSGVSAQADPAALMQRVLASPEMAGADFVGEVTTADPYVIEPAGPHRFTVAAIDLGIKTMTPERMAERGIRVHVLPGDATLEQVLAVNPDGVFFSNGPGDPATAHGPVALVQGLLEQRKPVFGICFGNQILGRALGFGTYKLKYGHRGINQPVQDRLTGKVEVTAHNHGFAVDAPTDRVAETPFGRVEVSHVNLNDGVVEGLRCLDAPAFSVQYHPEAAAGPHDAAYLFDRFTDLMTQHRNETEKGGA; this is encoded by the coding sequence GTGACCAGCGAGACGCACACCCCGCACACCCGTGAGGAGGCCGTGCTCGTCCTCGAGGACGGCCGCACCTTCCGCGGCGAAGCATACGGAGCCGTGGGCGAGACCTACGGCGAGGCGGTCTTCTCCACCGGCATGACCGGCTACCAGGAGACCCTCACCGACCCCTCCTACTGCGGACAGGTCGTCGTGATGACCGCTCCGCACGTCGGCAACACCGGCGTCAACGACGAGGACCCCGAGTCCCGCCGGCCCAGCCCCGACTCCGGCCGGATCTGGGTGTCGGGCTACGTCGTGCGCGACCCGGCCCGGCGCCCCTCGAACTGGCGCTCGCGCCGCACCCTGGACGAGGAGCTGCGCACCCAGGGCGTGGTCGGCATCAGCGGCATCGACACCCGCGCGCTCACCCGGCACCTGCGCGAGCGCGGGGCGATGCGGGTGGGCATCTTCTCCGGCGTCTCCGCCCAGGCAGACCCGGCCGCGCTGATGCAGCGGGTGCTGGCCAGCCCGGAGATGGCCGGCGCCGACTTCGTCGGCGAGGTCACCACGGCGGACCCGTACGTCATCGAGCCGGCCGGACCGCACCGGTTCACCGTCGCCGCGATCGACCTCGGCATCAAGACCATGACGCCCGAGCGGATGGCCGAGCGGGGCATCCGGGTGCACGTGCTGCCCGGCGACGCCACCCTCGAGCAGGTGCTCGCGGTGAACCCGGACGGCGTCTTCTTCTCCAACGGCCCCGGCGACCCGGCCACCGCGCACGGCCCGGTGGCGCTGGTGCAGGGCCTGCTCGAGCAGCGCAAGCCGGTGTTCGGCATCTGCTTCGGCAACCAGATCCTCGGTCGCGCGCTCGGCTTCGGCACGTACAAGCTCAAGTACGGCCACCGCGGCATCAACCAGCCCGTGCAGGACCGGCTGACCGGCAAGGTCGAGGTCACCGCGCACAACCACGGCTTCGCCGTGGACGCCCCGACCGACCGCGTCGCCGAGACGCCGTTCGGCCGGGTCGAGGTGAGCCACGTCAACCTCAACGACGGCGTGGTCGAGGGGTTGCGCTGCCTGGACGCCCCCGCGTTCTCGGTGCAGTACCACCCCGAGGCCGCGGCGGGACCGCACGACGCGGCGTACCTGTTCGACCGGTTCACCGACCTGATGACGCAGCACCGGAACGAGACTGAGAAGGGCGGGGCCTGA
- the carB gene encoding carbamoyl-phosphate synthase large subunit, with product MPRREDLTSVLVIGSGPIVIGQACEFDYSGTQACRVLKAEGLRVVLVNSNPATIMTDPEFADATYVEPITPEYVEKIIAKERPDALLPTLGGQTALNTAVSLAKSGVLEKYGVELIGADIDAIERGEDREKFKGIVEQVGAESARSVICHSMDDCLAGVEELGGYPVVVRPSFTMGGAGSGFAHDEADLRRIAGTGLQLSPTTEVLLEESILGWKEYELELMRDRADNVVVVCSIENLDPMGVHTGDSITVAPAMTLTDREYQRLRNIGIDIIRAVGVDTGGCNIQFAVNPADGRIIVIEMNPRVSRSSALASKATGFPIAKIAARLAVGYTLDEIPNDITRETPASFEPTLDYVVVKVPRFAFEKFPLADASLTTTMKSVGEAMAIGRNFPEALQKALRSLEKKGSEFTFAGEPGEKAGLLAKAAIPTDGRINTVMQALRAGASLEEVFDATKIDPWFIDQFELIHEVAQELSEASDLTPVLLRRAKRYGFSDAQIAEIRSMPEAVVRAVRHALGVRPVYKTVDTCAAEFAASTPYHYSSYDEETEVAPREQPAVLILGSGPNRIGQGVEFDYSCVHASFALRDAGYQTVMVNCNPETVSTDYDTSDRLYFEPLTLEDVLEVYHAEAQAGPVAGVIVQLGGQTPLGLAQRLKDAGVPIVGTSPEAIHLAEERGAFGRVLEEAGLNAPKHGTAFSFHQAKGIADEIGYPVLVRPSYVLGGRGMEIVYDEPSLASYLERHAGLISEHPVLVDRFLDDAIEIDVDALFDGEDLYLGGVMEHIEEAGIHSGDSACALPPITLGGFDVKRLRASTEQIARGVGVRGLINIQFALAGDILYVLEANPRASRTVPFVSKATAVPLAKAAARISLGATIAQLRAEGLLPASGDGGTLPLDAPIAVKEAVMPWSRFRTPDGQGVDVVLGPEMKSTGEVMGIDADFGTAFAKSQAGAYGALPTKGRVFVSVANRDKRSMIFPVKVLADLGFEILATEGTAEVLRRNGIHTTPVRKQYEGTGPGGEPTIVQRILAGEVDLIINTPYGVGPRLDGYDIRTAAVSTGKPCITTVQGLAAAVHGIEALRRGDIGVGSLQEHAERLQAHRDGTA from the coding sequence ATGCCGCGGCGGGAAGACCTCACATCGGTGCTGGTGATCGGCTCGGGGCCGATCGTCATCGGCCAGGCCTGCGAATTCGACTACTCGGGCACCCAGGCGTGCCGGGTGCTCAAGGCCGAGGGCCTGCGCGTGGTCCTGGTCAACTCGAACCCGGCCACGATCATGACCGACCCCGAGTTCGCCGACGCCACCTACGTCGAGCCGATCACCCCGGAGTACGTCGAGAAGATCATCGCCAAGGAGCGCCCGGACGCGCTGCTGCCCACCCTCGGCGGCCAGACCGCGCTCAACACCGCGGTCTCGCTGGCCAAGTCCGGCGTACTGGAGAAGTACGGGGTCGAGCTCATCGGCGCCGACATCGACGCGATCGAGCGCGGCGAGGACCGGGAGAAGTTCAAGGGCATCGTCGAGCAGGTGGGCGCCGAGTCGGCCCGCTCGGTGATCTGCCACTCCATGGACGACTGCCTGGCCGGGGTCGAGGAGCTCGGCGGCTACCCCGTCGTGGTGCGGCCCTCGTTCACCATGGGCGGCGCGGGCTCCGGCTTCGCGCACGACGAGGCCGACCTGCGCCGCATCGCCGGCACCGGCCTGCAGCTCTCGCCCACCACCGAGGTGCTCCTGGAGGAGTCCATCCTCGGCTGGAAGGAGTACGAGCTCGAGCTCATGCGGGACCGGGCCGACAACGTCGTGGTGGTCTGCTCGATCGAGAACCTGGACCCGATGGGCGTGCACACCGGCGACTCGATCACCGTCGCCCCGGCGATGACCCTGACCGACCGCGAGTACCAGCGGCTGCGCAACATCGGCATCGACATCATCCGGGCCGTGGGCGTGGACACCGGCGGCTGCAACATCCAGTTCGCGGTCAACCCGGCGGACGGCCGGATCATCGTGATCGAGATGAACCCGCGGGTCTCGCGCTCCTCCGCGCTCGCCTCCAAGGCCACCGGCTTCCCGATCGCGAAGATCGCCGCGCGCCTCGCCGTGGGCTACACCCTGGACGAGATCCCCAACGACATCACCCGGGAGACCCCGGCGTCGTTCGAACCCACCCTCGACTACGTCGTGGTGAAGGTCCCGCGCTTCGCCTTCGAGAAGTTCCCGCTCGCCGACGCCAGCCTGACCACGACCATGAAGTCGGTCGGCGAGGCGATGGCGATCGGGCGCAACTTCCCGGAGGCGCTGCAGAAGGCGCTGCGCTCGCTGGAGAAGAAGGGCTCTGAGTTCACCTTCGCCGGCGAGCCGGGGGAGAAGGCCGGGCTGCTCGCGAAGGCCGCGATCCCCACCGACGGCCGGATCAACACCGTGATGCAGGCGCTGCGCGCGGGCGCGAGCCTGGAAGAGGTCTTCGACGCCACGAAGATCGACCCCTGGTTCATCGACCAGTTCGAGCTGATCCACGAGGTGGCGCAGGAGCTCTCCGAGGCCTCCGACCTGACCCCGGTGCTGCTGCGGCGGGCCAAGCGCTACGGCTTCTCCGACGCGCAGATCGCCGAGATCCGCAGCATGCCGGAGGCGGTCGTGCGCGCCGTGCGGCACGCGCTCGGTGTGCGGCCGGTGTACAAGACGGTCGACACGTGCGCGGCCGAGTTCGCCGCGTCCACCCCGTACCACTACTCCTCGTACGACGAGGAGACCGAGGTGGCCCCGCGGGAGCAGCCCGCGGTGCTGATCCTCGGCTCGGGCCCGAACCGGATCGGCCAGGGCGTCGAGTTCGACTACTCCTGTGTGCACGCGTCCTTCGCGCTGCGCGACGCCGGCTACCAGACGGTCATGGTCAACTGCAATCCGGAGACCGTCTCGACCGACTACGACACCTCCGACCGGCTCTACTTCGAGCCGCTCACCCTGGAGGACGTGCTCGAGGTCTACCACGCCGAGGCGCAGGCCGGCCCGGTCGCGGGCGTGATCGTGCAGCTCGGCGGCCAGACCCCGCTCGGGCTGGCCCAGCGGCTGAAGGACGCCGGCGTGCCGATCGTGGGCACCAGCCCCGAGGCGATCCACCTGGCCGAGGAGCGCGGCGCGTTCGGCCGGGTGCTCGAGGAGGCCGGGCTCAACGCCCCCAAGCACGGCACCGCGTTCTCGTTCCACCAGGCCAAGGGCATCGCGGACGAGATCGGCTACCCGGTGCTGGTGCGCCCGAGCTACGTGCTCGGCGGCCGCGGCATGGAGATCGTCTACGACGAGCCCTCGCTCGCCTCGTACCTCGAGCGCCACGCCGGCCTGATCTCCGAGCACCCGGTGCTGGTCGACCGCTTCCTCGACGACGCCATCGAGATCGACGTGGACGCGCTGTTCGACGGCGAGGACCTCTACCTCGGCGGCGTGATGGAGCACATCGAGGAGGCCGGCATCCACTCCGGCGACTCGGCCTGCGCCCTGCCGCCGATCACCCTGGGCGGCTTCGACGTCAAGCGGCTGCGCGCCTCCACCGAGCAGATCGCCCGCGGCGTCGGGGTGCGCGGGCTGATCAACATCCAGTTCGCCCTCGCCGGGGACATCCTCTACGTGCTCGAGGCCAACCCCCGCGCGTCGCGCACGGTCCCGTTCGTGTCCAAGGCCACGGCGGTGCCGCTGGCCAAGGCCGCCGCGCGGATCTCGCTCGGCGCCACGATCGCGCAACTGCGCGCCGAGGGCCTGCTCCCGGCCTCCGGCGACGGCGGCACCCTGCCGCTGGACGCGCCGATCGCGGTCAAGGAGGCCGTGATGCCGTGGTCGCGCTTCCGCACCCCCGACGGCCAGGGCGTGGACGTCGTGCTGGGCCCGGAGATGAAGTCCACCGGCGAGGTCATGGGCATAGACGCCGATTTCGGCACCGCGTTCGCCAAGTCCCAGGCCGGGGCCTACGGCGCGCTGCCGACCAAGGGCCGGGTCTTCGTGTCCGTGGCCAACCGGGACAAGCGCTCGATGATCTTCCCGGTCAAGGTGCTGGCCGACCTCGGCTTCGAGATCCTGGCCACCGAGGGCACCGCGGAGGTGCTGCGCCGCAACGGCATCCACACCACGCCGGTGCGCAAGCAGTACGAGGGCACCGGCCCGGGCGGCGAGCCCACCATCGTGCAGCGGATCCTGGCCGGCGAGGTCGACCTGATCATCAACACGCCCTACGGCGTCGGCCCGCGGCTGGACGGCTACGACATCCGCACCGCCGCCGTCTCCACCGGCAAGCCGTGCATCACCACGGTGCAGGGGCTCGCCGCCGCGGTGCACGGCATCGAGGCGCTGCGCCGCGGCGACATCGGCGTCGGCTCCCTGCAGGAGCACGCCGAGCGGCTGCAGGCGCACCGCGACGGGACGGCGTGA